In the Candidatus Dechloromonas phosphoritropha genome, CCTTCAGGACTTCGGTTTGGTTGAAAAAAGGCAGATTCAGGTCTATCCGCAACCAGCCTCGAACCGTTTCGGCCATTCCCAGCAGCCACTCCTTCTCTGGCGTTTCGAAGCCGATCTTGTCGCGTCGATCCAGAACATCGTCCGGAACGATACCCCGCATCGCTGTCCGAAAAATGTGTTTGGTTTCGCCTTCAGGGGAAATTAGGTAGGCCTCGGGTAGCGACAGGAGAAAGTCGGCCAGTTCGCGGGTCAGGAAAGGGACCCGGCTCTCCACGGAAAAACGCATCGAATTTCGATCCCCGTGCCGGAGCAGTGCCGGGAGACCGCGTCGTGTCAGTGAAAGCGCCAGTTCGGCAACCAGTCGCCGGCGCGACTCGTCCTGGGTCGAGCGAACTTGCGGATGACGGCGGACAATCCCCCTTTCTTCAAGTGGGGCTGCATTCATCCAGGCAGGCAAGGTTTGCATTCCATTGAGCCTCCGCAGGAAATCATTGAGGAGGGTTCCCTGAGTGAGTTCGGCGACGGCCCGCTTGGCACCCGCCAGGCGGCTGCGACCAGGCCACTTCGCCCACTCATCGAGGAAATGCCAGGCCTCCGAGAAGCTTCCTTGCTCAAGCAGGCTGCGGATGCGCTGTCCCGGATAGCCGTTGTAGCCGGCGAGCATCTCATCGGCCCCCTGACCATCCAGGGTGACAGTAACACCCTGCTCCTTCGCCAGCCGGAACACTCGGTACTGCGCATAGATGCTGGTACTGCCGAAGGGCTCACCCTGAGCCTGAATCATGTCGTCCAGATCGGCGGCGAGTTCGCTGGCGCTGACCACGACCTTGTGCGGCACAGCACCCACATGCCGGTTGATGCGGTCGACCCAGCGCTCTTCGGAGACCACGCTGCCACGAGCGATGTAGCTGAACGTGTTGATTGGCGAATCTGGGGCCACATGGCGCATCGCACACACCACGGCCGAAGAGTCGATGCCCCCCGAAAGGGCAGCGCCCAGGGGAACGTCACTGCGCAGATGCAGACGAATGCTGTCCAGAAAGCGCTCGCGCAGTTGCTCGGCCGCTTCAGCGAAACCGAGATCCTGCCGCTCGGCGAGTCGTGGTTGCCACCAGCGCACCGGTTCCGACGGCCGTCCGCTGACAATGTCCACTTCAAGGACGTGTCCAGGTTCGAGATGGAGCACCCCATCCAGAAATGTACGGGGGCCACTATCGTAATCGCCATGCACGAGATAGTCATAGGCTCGCTGCCAGTCAAGTTCGGCCTTCTCCTGTTTCAGTTCCTTGATGGCCGGAATTTCCGAGGCAAACAGGAAATTGCCCTGCTCCAGCGTGTAGAAAAATGGCTTTATGCCGAATGCGTCGCGCACACAGGTAATCGATCCCTGCCCGCGATCGAAGACGACGAACGCGAACATGCCCACCAGACGCGACAGGCAGTCTTGCCCCCACTGGCGCCAGGCCGCCAGCAGTACCTCGGTATCGGAATCGGACGTGAAACGATGCCCCAGCAGCTTGAGTTCGCCTCGCAATTCGCGGTAGTTGTAGATCTCGCCGTTGAACACGATGGAAACAGATCGATCGTCTGAATGCATCGGCTGATGGCCACCGGCCGTCAGATCGATGATCGACAGCCGCGTATGGCCGAGTGCTATCGTTGCCGCACCAAGATTGAAGATTTCCTGCCCGTTGTCGTCCGGACCCCTGAAGCGCAATGCTTGGCCAGCATCACTCAATACCGATTCGAGAGTGCTCGGAACGCTGCGCCAAATACCGCCAAAAATGCCACACATTGGATCAGTCGTACCCTAGATCTAGATAGACGATAGCGAGGAATACTAGGCGTCTTGCGCTCTTTCGCTCAGCGCACCCGATTCCAGGCCGTCGTACAAGCGAACAAGCTTGGCTCTTTGGCTCTCCCAGCCATAGTACGCAATGATTGCTGAGATTTGATCGTCCGTTGGGCGATACTTATCAGTTTCTTCCGAAAGTTTTTGCATCGCATGTGCAATGCTCTTTGGCGAACTTTCGTCCATCTCAATACCGACCGGAAATTTTTCAAGGAAGGATTTCAGTTCTTTCAGCTTGGCAATCGCTATCGGCAAGCCCCCTACAACACTCTCCAATAACTTGTTCGGCATGCAATAGTAATAGCTTAGGCACACGTTCTGGATCGGAATCAGGCTTAAAGTCGCTGACCGGACGAATGGAACGACCAAATTGCCTGGCACAGGATCAACTAGGTGAAGTCGTTCGGATACGCCAAACTGATTGGCAAGGCGGACGAGAAGTTCTTCAGTCACCGAGTAACGTGACCCAACTAGCGCTAAATGGATGCCAGGCGCGTACTGCAGGGCCTCAACACAATTCTCCAAACCCCGATCAATGGTAACCGCTCCGACATATACGGCCAGTTTTTCGTTATCGGTCAGTCCCAGATGGGTGCGTAGTGTTTCACTGTATGTGCCAGCACTTTCAGACATATCGAAAGCCGGGGTATTCAAAATAACCGTAGGCCGATCAATTCCATATTTTCGTGACAGCCAGTCTGCAATACTTTCACAGACGGTGATTACTCTTGCTGCGCGACGAATTAACGCATTTTGATAGCGATCAATAAATAACCATGTCAGGCGCCCAAGATGGTAATTTGTATGCGTTTCCAGCTCATGGGCATCATAAACAAAAGGCACCCCAAGTCTTCGCGCGACGACATAGCCCCCACTCATGCACACCATATCATGTATATGCACGACATCGGGGCGCCACTCAATGATTGACCCCGCGCAACTGACAGCGTAATCATTGAGGTGAACCAACGGCTCAACATAAATACGAGCGATTTCTCGAATGCGAGACGTCAATAGGCTGGCCCAGATGCGAAATCTTGACTGGATCCCTCCGCCTAACCTCCGCAAACTTTGATACACATTCCAAATGATGGATCTTCCCCGCGGAGTAAGTGCCATTCTGAAGATGGGTCGAGCTAGCCGAAAGGCCACTCGAAACATTACCCGCAGGATGTAACGAATAGGTGCCACGAAGAGCATCTGAAGTAATCTTGCCAGTATGGCTAACCCTGCAATTGGGAGAAATATCACTAGCGGCTTCACCGATCGCCACGATTCCCTAAGGCCACAGCGCCAGCCGATTTTGAATCGATCAACCAGCCAAAGGGAATGGATTCGTAGATGCACCAAAAACAATGCGACCAGTTGACGGAAAGTTACTGCAGTACTTCGCGGCAAGGATTGGTACAAAACTCCATTTAGCGTTTCGGTCAACTGTTGTGCCGCCTGGCCACGGCAGACGACAAGAACTTGATTACCCGCACGAACCAAAGCCTCAGCTTCGCGGATTACCCGAGAGTCGATTTTCCACTCGTGCTGCAGCGTCATTGCAATGCGCATTAATGAATTCCATCGTGCCACGCGCCGGAAGCACGCAACGAAAACCATTCATTAAGACTGATCCAGCGCCACAAAGCCCAAGAGTTATTAACGCTACCGCTCTGATGGGCGTCCCAAAGATCTCGAAGAACGATTTCTTGATAGCCGGACACTTCCCTGATCGGTCCGCTAAACAAGCGATCAAAACACCATTGTTTCAACTCGCCTCGCAGCCATAAATCCAGCGGTGCCGCATACCCTACCTTGTCGGCACGCCACTGTATTTCTAAGGGTATTAGGCCGTCGACCGCCTTTCGCATGATGAACTTCTGCCAACCGTCCTTTATCCAAAAACTATCCGGTAAAGATATACAGTAATCGACCAAATCGTAGTCCAGGAAAGGTAAGCGCGCTTCCCGTGAAAAAGCCATTGAGTTTCGATCTGCATAACGCAACAGTTGAGGTAGGCAGTTGTACTGTAACGCTTCCGCCAGTTGCCGTCTTAGACGTGACCCGGCCCGAGCTTCAGGAACCCCAACGTCGTACGGCCCCTTGTAAATAGCAGGACGTTTTATTCCTGCCATACCAAGAATTTCCGGAAGTGAAAAAGCAATTCGCGCATTGAAACGCCTGATACTATCCTTGAAACCACGACTGGCGCGCCGCAAACGCCCGTTGAATAATGTTGTTTCTCGAATTGCACTCCAGTATTTACGCTTATCCAGGAGGTCAAGCTGGAAGCTCTTGAAATAATGCTGATATCCCGCGAGAACTTCGTCAGCACCTTGTCCATCAATCAGCACGATTGTGTTGGTTTCTTGCGCCAATCGTGCGACACACCACTGAAGATAAATTGAAGCCGAAAGAAATGGTTCTTCCTGGTGCCAATGCAATCTCAGTGACTCCTCCATGAGTCGTTGCGGGCTAGGTGAAACCGAAAAAGGATAGGCGCCCGCCTGCTTGACCACCGCATCGATCTGCGGCCCTTCGGAAATCGTCAAGTCATCATCGAACCTGGCTGAAAAGGTATTCTGTGTGAAAGACGTTTCGGTCTCGCGCAGCTTTGCAAGGAAACCAACCAACGTAGACGAATCCAACCCGCCGGAAAGACTGGAGCCGAGCGCCACGTCTGCACGCATTCGCATACGAACACTGCGTTCGAGCAACTCACGGAAACGCTCCACCGCCTCACTGTCACCAATTGAGGTGTCAATGGCGTCGTAGTTGGGTGTCCAGTAGCGCCAAAACCGCAACTGACTGCCGCCATTATCAAAGACCATCGCATGAGCAGGGGGCAAACGCTGAATGTCCCGGAAAAACGTTT is a window encoding:
- the asnB gene encoding asparagine synthase (glutamine-hydrolyzing) — translated: MCGIFGGIWRSVPSTLESVLSDAGQALRFRGPDDNGQEIFNLGAATIALGHTRLSIIDLTAGGHQPMHSDDRSVSIVFNGEIYNYRELRGELKLLGHRFTSDSDTEVLLAAWRQWGQDCLSRLVGMFAFVVFDRGQGSITCVRDAFGIKPFFYTLEQGNFLFASEIPAIKELKQEKAELDWQRAYDYLVHGDYDSGPRTFLDGVLHLEPGHVLEVDIVSGRPSEPVRWWQPRLAERQDLGFAEAAEQLRERFLDSIRLHLRSDVPLGAALSGGIDSSAVVCAMRHVAPDSPINTFSYIARGSVVSEERWVDRINRHVGAVPHKVVVSASELAADLDDMIQAQGEPFGSTSIYAQYRVFRLAKEQGVTVTLDGQGADEMLAGYNGYPGQRIRSLLEQGSFSEAWHFLDEWAKWPGRSRLAGAKRAVAELTQGTLLNDFLRRLNGMQTLPAWMNAAPLEERGIVRRHPQVRSTQDESRRRLVAELALSLTRRGLPALLRHGDRNSMRFSVESRVPFLTRELADFLLSLPEAYLISPEGETKHIFRTAMRGIVPDDVLDRRDKIGFETPEKEWLLGMAETVRGWLRIDLNLPFFNQTEVLKEFDLIATGRKQFSWQVWRWINFSRWYSRFVA
- the asnB gene encoding asparagine synthase (glutamine-hydrolyzing), with amino-acid sequence MCGLVALLSSVPIDSGLVIRMRDRLIHRGPDHGGLWVRDDNKLAFGHRRLAIIDMSAEANQPMQSGDGRFVITYNGEIYNYLELRATLARLGHTFRTGSDTEVLLASYMQWGVECLSRLNGMFAFVLWDAVEHRLFVARDRFGEKPLFWARSKDGCVAFASEMKALLCHPGISDATNDDVLGKYVAGTYYEDGPETFFRDIQRLPPAHAMVFDNGGSQLRFWRYWTPNYDAIDTSIGDSEAVERFRELLERSVRMRMRADVALGSSLSGGLDSSTLVGFLAKLRETETSFTQNTFSARFDDDLTISEGPQIDAVVKQAGAYPFSVSPSPQRLMEESLRLHWHQEEPFLSASIYLQWCVARLAQETNTIVLIDGQGADEVLAGYQHYFKSFQLDLLDKRKYWSAIRETTLFNGRLRRASRGFKDSIRRFNARIAFSLPEILGMAGIKRPAIYKGPYDVGVPEARAGSRLRRQLAEALQYNCLPQLLRYADRNSMAFSREARLPFLDYDLVDYCISLPDSFWIKDGWQKFIMRKAVDGLIPLEIQWRADKVGYAAPLDLWLRGELKQWCFDRLFSGPIREVSGYQEIVLRDLWDAHQSGSVNNSWALWRWISLNEWFSLRASGAWHDGIH
- a CDS encoding glycosyltransferase family 4 protein, with the protein product MRIAMTLQHEWKIDSRVIREAEALVRAGNQVLVVCRGQAAQQLTETLNGVLYQSLPRSTAVTFRQLVALFLVHLRIHSLWLVDRFKIGWRCGLRESWRSVKPLVIFLPIAGLAILARLLQMLFVAPIRYILRVMFRVAFRLARPIFRMALTPRGRSIIWNVYQSLRRLGGGIQSRFRIWASLLTSRIREIARIYVEPLVHLNDYAVSCAGSIIEWRPDVVHIHDMVCMSGGYVVARRLGVPFVYDAHELETHTNYHLGRLTWLFIDRYQNALIRRAARVITVCESIADWLSRKYGIDRPTVILNTPAFDMSESAGTYSETLRTHLGLTDNEKLAVYVGAVTIDRGLENCVEALQYAPGIHLALVGSRYSVTEELLVRLANQFGVSERLHLVDPVPGNLVVPFVRSATLSLIPIQNVCLSYYYCMPNKLLESVVGGLPIAIAKLKELKSFLEKFPVGIEMDESSPKSIAHAMQKLSEETDKYRPTDDQISAIIAYYGWESQRAKLVRLYDGLESGALSERAQDA